Proteins encoded within one genomic window of Parachlamydia sp. AcF125:
- the rpoC gene encoding DNA-directed RNA polymerase subunit beta', producing MSENNQQDGQFDKLTIKIASDEVIRNQWSHGEIKKPETINYRTFKPEKGGLFCEKIFGPTRDWECACGKYKKIKHKGIVCDRCGVEVTLSKVRRERMAHIDLAVPVVHIWFFKTMPSRIGNVLGMSSTDLERIIYYEEHVVVDPGQTDLEKKQLLTDTELRQAQEKWGRDAFVTMMGGEAIRELLRSEDLHGLLVDLKEKLRKSKSLQARMKLAKRLKIVESFLSSDNRPDWMVMSCVPVIPPELRPLVPLDGGRFATSDLNDLYRRVINRNNRLKAILKLKTPEVIVRNEKRMLQESVDALFDNGRHGHPVMGAGNRPLKSLSEMLKGKQGRFRQNLLGKRVDYSGRSVIIVGPELKFNQCGLPKLMALELFEPFIVKRLKDLGYVYTIRSAKKMIQRHAPEVWDVLEDIIKGHPVLLNRAPTLHRLGIQAFEPVLIEGKAIRIHPLVCSAFNADFDGDQMAVYVPLSVEAQLEAKLLMMAPDNIFLPSSGRPAAVPSQDMTLGLYYLMCDPLYIPEDHGYKTRVFRDSQEVLMALASSEARQDRKGSKDSDQYGLHIHEKIKLRTENGIIETTPGRVLFNTIVPPELGFQNYSMPKKKMGDLVMRCYKKVGLEATVRFLDNLKNLGFLEATKAALSMGVCDVRIPANKEQILEEAHQRVALVKKQYEDGIITDGERQSKTISIWSEVSENLSEELFKLISEVNESQLNPLFMMMDSGARGNKSQIKQLGALRGLMAKPSGAIIESPITSNFREGLTVHEYYISSHGARKGLADTALKTADSGYLTRRLVDVASDVIITEEDCGTLNGIEVSPIKQGQEELLPLKDRIFGRTVCDDVYLPGDSTKLLAKTGDTLTILQAEAIDDSGIESVKIRSVLTCETRRGVCAKCYGVNLANGRQVSMGEAVGIIAAQSIGEPGTQLTMRTFHLGGIASASLSPEIESEFEGIVIYTDLRTVQNDDGNWVVLNKNGSLNIVRDEGRSLEEYKKLLSTKSIEPLQTFTLELGTRILVADGSKSKPHTKIAEWEQHNIPIICDRPGFVKYEDLVEGISTERDTNKQTGQVELIVKQHRGELHPQIVIYADQECKELIGTYPIPSGAIISVVEGQFATAGTLLARLPRGALKTKDITGGLPRVAELFEARKPKDSAEIAKMNGVVDFRLHKNKRILVVRDETTGMEEEHMIPQTKHLIVQRGDHVIKGQQLTDGVVIPHEILEICGVRELQKYLVNQVQEVYRLQGVDINDKHIEIIVRQMLKKVRIVDPGDTSLLYGEEVDKKDFENENLKVAKEGGKSAQAAPVLLGITKASLGTESFISAASFQDTTRVLTEAACAGKTDYLLGFKENVIMGHIIPAGTGFERHKRVKKFVDKDHEEELVFDFESVV from the coding sequence ATGTCAGAAAATAATCAGCAAGACGGGCAATTTGACAAGCTGACAATTAAGATTGCCTCCGATGAGGTCATTCGGAATCAATGGTCTCACGGCGAAATTAAAAAGCCTGAAACGATTAACTATAGAACTTTTAAACCTGAAAAAGGTGGCCTTTTTTGCGAAAAAATTTTTGGCCCCACTCGCGATTGGGAATGTGCGTGTGGAAAATACAAAAAAATTAAGCACAAAGGGATTGTTTGCGACCGCTGTGGAGTAGAAGTAACTCTATCAAAAGTGCGCCGCGAAAGAATGGCCCATATCGATTTAGCAGTCCCCGTTGTCCATATTTGGTTTTTCAAAACAATGCCATCCCGTATTGGGAACGTTTTAGGAATGTCTTCAACTGATCTCGAACGGATCATTTATTATGAAGAGCATGTGGTGGTAGACCCAGGCCAAACTGATTTGGAGAAAAAGCAGTTATTGACTGACACAGAACTTAGACAAGCCCAAGAAAAATGGGGGAGAGATGCTTTTGTGACTATGATGGGGGGTGAAGCGATTCGCGAGCTATTGCGCTCTGAAGACCTACATGGGTTGCTTGTCGACCTTAAAGAGAAATTGCGTAAATCCAAATCTCTTCAAGCTAGAATGAAGCTGGCAAAGCGCTTGAAAATTGTAGAAAGCTTCCTTTCATCCGATAATAGGCCCGACTGGATGGTGATGTCTTGTGTTCCGGTTATTCCACCTGAACTTCGTCCTTTGGTGCCCTTAGATGGTGGCCGTTTTGCGACTTCAGACTTAAATGACTTGTATCGACGTGTAATTAATAGAAACAACCGTTTAAAAGCCATTTTGAAATTGAAGACTCCAGAAGTGATTGTACGCAATGAAAAGCGGATGCTGCAAGAGTCTGTGGATGCATTGTTCGATAATGGCCGTCATGGTCATCCAGTGATGGGGGCCGGAAACCGTCCTTTGAAATCTCTTTCCGAAATGTTGAAAGGAAAACAAGGTCGCTTCCGTCAAAACTTATTGGGTAAACGTGTAGACTATTCTGGGCGTTCTGTTATTATTGTGGGACCAGAGCTGAAATTCAATCAATGCGGCCTGCCAAAATTGATGGCGCTTGAATTATTCGAACCTTTCATTGTGAAACGTTTGAAAGATTTAGGATATGTGTATACGATCCGGTCTGCTAAGAAAATGATTCAACGGCATGCTCCAGAAGTTTGGGACGTTTTAGAAGACATCATTAAAGGGCATCCAGTCCTCCTAAACCGTGCACCTACTTTGCACCGCCTTGGTATCCAGGCATTTGAACCTGTGTTAATCGAAGGTAAAGCGATCCGCATCCACCCTCTTGTCTGCTCAGCATTTAATGCCGACTTCGATGGTGACCAGATGGCTGTTTACGTTCCTCTTTCTGTAGAAGCTCAATTAGAAGCTAAGCTGCTTATGATGGCTCCAGATAACATTTTCTTACCATCCTCTGGAAGACCAGCTGCGGTTCCTTCACAGGATATGACTTTAGGCCTTTACTACTTAATGTGCGATCCTCTTTATATTCCGGAAGATCACGGTTACAAAACCCGTGTTTTCCGAGATTCTCAAGAGGTATTAATGGCATTGGCGTCTTCTGAAGCACGCCAAGATCGCAAAGGATCCAAAGATTCCGATCAGTATGGTTTGCATATCCACGAGAAGATTAAGCTACGTACAGAAAATGGAATTATTGAAACAACTCCTGGCCGTGTATTGTTTAACACGATTGTACCGCCAGAGCTTGGTTTTCAAAACTACAGCATGCCTAAAAAGAAAATGGGCGATTTGGTGATGCGCTGCTATAAAAAAGTTGGCTTAGAAGCAACTGTTCGTTTTCTAGATAACTTGAAAAACCTCGGATTCTTAGAAGCAACTAAAGCTGCTCTTTCAATGGGGGTTTGTGATGTTAGAATCCCTGCTAATAAAGAGCAAATCTTGGAAGAAGCTCATCAGCGCGTAGCTTTGGTTAAAAAGCAGTATGAAGATGGGATCATTACCGATGGTGAACGTCAGTCTAAAACAATTAGCATTTGGTCTGAAGTTTCAGAAAATCTTTCTGAAGAGCTTTTCAAGCTGATTAGCGAAGTTAACGAGTCTCAGTTAAATCCGTTATTTATGATGATGGACTCTGGAGCGCGAGGTAACAAATCGCAGATTAAGCAGCTTGGCGCTTTGCGTGGATTGATGGCGAAGCCGTCGGGGGCGATTATTGAGTCTCCGATTACTTCTAACTTTAGAGAAGGCTTAACTGTACACGAGTATTATATCTCTTCCCACGGGGCGCGTAAAGGTCTTGCCGATACTGCTTTAAAAACGGCGGACTCTGGTTACTTGACACGTCGTCTCGTTGATGTCGCTTCAGATGTGATTATCACAGAAGAAGATTGTGGAACTTTGAATGGAATCGAAGTCTCTCCCATTAAACAAGGTCAAGAAGAGCTACTTCCTTTAAAAGATCGTATTTTCGGACGAACTGTATGCGACGATGTTTACCTGCCGGGAGACAGCACTAAGCTTTTAGCAAAGACAGGGGATACCTTGACCATCCTGCAAGCTGAAGCAATTGACGACTCGGGTATTGAAAGTGTGAAAATTCGTTCTGTGTTGACCTGCGAAACAAGACGCGGGGTTTGCGCAAAATGCTATGGGGTTAACCTGGCTAATGGCCGCCAGGTCAGCATGGGTGAAGCTGTAGGGATTATCGCTGCGCAGTCCATTGGTGAACCAGGAACGCAGTTGACGATGAGAACGTTCCACTTAGGGGGTATCGCTTCGGCAAGTTTAAGCCCTGAGATTGAATCTGAATTTGAAGGGATCGTGATTTACACAGATCTACGCACTGTGCAAAACGACGACGGAAATTGGGTGGTTCTCAATAAGAATGGATCTTTAAATATTGTCAGAGACGAAGGGCGTTCTTTAGAAGAGTATAAAAAACTGCTCTCTACCAAGTCAATCGAGCCTCTTCAAACATTTACGCTGGAATTAGGGACACGTATCCTAGTAGCTGATGGAAGTAAGAGTAAGCCTCATACAAAGATTGCGGAATGGGAACAGCATAATATTCCCATTATTTGCGATCGTCCTGGGTTTGTGAAGTATGAAGACCTTGTGGAAGGGATCTCCACAGAGCGGGATACAAATAAGCAAACGGGCCAGGTCGAGCTGATTGTAAAGCAGCACCGCGGCGAATTGCATCCGCAAATCGTGATTTATGCGGACCAAGAGTGCAAAGAGTTGATCGGGACCTACCCCATTCCATCGGGAGCGATTATTTCGGTGGTAGAAGGGCAGTTTGCCACAGCTGGTACGTTGCTCGCGCGTTTGCCTCGCGGAGCGTTAAAAACGAAGGACATTACAGGGGGGCTTCCTCGCGTGGCTGAGCTGTTTGAAGCGCGTAAGCCCAAAGACTCTGCTGAGATTGCAAAAATGAATGGGGTGGTTGATTTCCGCCTTCATAAGAATAAACGTATTCTTGTGGTAAGAGACGAAACAACCGGGATGGAAGAGGAACATATGATTCCTCAAACTAAGCACTTAATTGTTCAGCGTGGTGACCATGTCATTAAGGGTCAGCAGTTGACAGATGGGGTGGTCATCCCTCATGAAATTTTGGAAATTTGCGGCGTGCGTGAGCTTCAAAAATACCTCGTTAACCAGGTGCAGGAAGTTTATCGCTTACAGGGTGTTGACATTAACGATAAGCATATTGAAATCATTGTTCGTCAAATGTTGAAAAAAGTGCGTATTGTCGATCCAGGTGATACAAGCTTGCTTTACGGCGAAGAAGTGGATAAGAAAGACTTTGAAAATGAAAACTTGAAAGTTGCAAAAGAAGGTGGAAAATCCGCTCAGGCAGCGCCTGTTTTATTGGGTATCACAAAGGCTTCCTTAGGAACAGAATCGTTTATTTCTGCCGCATCCTTCCAAGATACCACCCGTGTCTTGACTGAAGCTGCCTGTGCAGGAAAGACAGACTATCTGTTAGGATTCAAAGAAAACGTCATCATGGGGCATATCATTCCAGCAGGAACAGGTTTCGAGCGGCATAAGCGCGTGAAGAAATTTGTTGATAAAGACCATGAAGAAGAGCTTGTCTTTGATTTTGAAAGTGTAGTTTAA
- the rpoB gene encoding DNA-directed RNA polymerase subunit beta, with product MQRPPHRVSFVEKEEIIDLPNLIEIQVKSYNQFLQANLFPNERESIGLQEVFNEIFPIKSYDEKTTLEFLSYSLGVPKYIPDECIRRGISYNVTLKVKFRLTDETGIKEEEVYMGTIPVMTEKGTFIINGAERVVVSQLHRSPGICFEQERHMRGNWIYSFRIIPYRGSWLEGAFDSNDLIHIYIDRKKRRRKILATTFIRALGYSTNADIIEEFFSTRKIKLKNDKDLSDLVGKILAQDALDEESGTVFGKAGEKLTTAMLKRMIDAGIEVIRIAEDADETSPIIKMLSKDPTDSYESALKDFYRKIRPGEPATLSNARSAIMRLFFDPKRYNLGRVGRYKLNSKLGLEIDDEQLKTVTLTKEDVIGALKYLISLKQNKEDTYVDDIDHLGNRRVRSVGELIQNQCRIGLARMEKIIRERMNLFDFSSDTLTPGKIVSAKGLSGVLKDFFGRSQLSQFMDQTNPIAELTHKRRLSSLGPGGLNRDRAGFEVRDVHPSHYGRICPIETPEGPNIGLITSLSSFAKINEFGFIETPYLIVRDGVVTDEIEYMTADQEERCVIAQASAPLDEFKMFAEPICWARWRGEPLEIESSKATHMDVSPKQLVSIVTGLIPFLEHDDANRALMGSNMQRQGVPLLRPQAPIVGTGLEARAARDSGSVVIAQEDGVVEYVDGLKIVISPTANRLDKKTYYLKKFLRSNAGTCINQQPLCNIGDEVKAGDVIADGPATDKGEIALGRNVLVAFMPWFGYNYEDAIIISEKLLREDAYTSIYIEEFELTARDTKLGKEEITRDIPNVSDEALLNLGEDGIIRIGAEVKPGDILVGKITPKSETELAPEERLLRAIFGEKAADVKDASLTVPPGTEGVVMDVKVFSRRDRLSKTDDELVEEASRLKDIQKEYKQKQAELRTERREKIGALLLNETARGTIVHRKTAEVVIEEGMLITQDLIEELEKENVENLLMPDNPIYNTLKQFLHDYEIATQTLETQYKTEIEFMRKGDTDLDPGIIRQVKVYVASKRKLQVGDKMAGRHGNKGVVSKIVPEADMPFLSNGESIEIILNPLGVPSRMNMGQLFETHLGFAAKKQGIHVKSPVFEGFPEDKIWEMMKKQGMPSDGKFYLYDGCTGDRFDSAVVVGYIYILKLSHLVADKIHARAVGPYSLVTQQPLGGKAQMGGQRFGEMEVWAAEAYGAAHLLQELLTVKSDDVSGRTRIYESIVKGENLLQSGTPESFNVLIKEMQGLGLDIRTESV from the coding sequence TTGCAAAGGCCGCCGCATCGGGTGAGTTTTGTTGAAAAGGAAGAGATTATTGATCTTCCCAACCTCATTGAAATTCAAGTCAAGTCTTACAATCAATTCTTACAAGCAAATTTATTCCCCAATGAACGGGAAAGCATAGGTTTGCAAGAAGTTTTCAACGAAATTTTTCCTATCAAATCATACGACGAAAAAACAACCCTGGAATTTTTATCCTATAGCTTAGGTGTTCCTAAGTATATCCCTGACGAATGCATTCGAAGAGGGATATCTTACAACGTTACGTTGAAGGTCAAGTTTCGTTTAACAGATGAGACAGGGATTAAAGAGGAAGAAGTCTATATGGGGACTATTCCTGTTATGACCGAAAAAGGAACTTTCATTATCAATGGCGCCGAGAGAGTGGTGGTGTCTCAGTTGCATCGTTCTCCTGGGATTTGCTTTGAGCAAGAACGCCATATGCGTGGAAATTGGATTTATTCCTTCAGGATTATCCCTTATCGCGGAAGTTGGCTAGAAGGGGCTTTTGATTCAAATGATTTGATTCATATTTATATCGACCGCAAGAAACGGCGCCGAAAGATTTTAGCCACTACCTTTATTCGGGCATTAGGTTATTCCACGAATGCCGATATCATCGAGGAGTTTTTCAGCACACGTAAAATTAAATTAAAGAATGACAAAGATCTTTCTGATTTAGTTGGAAAAATCTTAGCGCAAGACGCGCTTGATGAAGAAAGTGGCACTGTTTTTGGAAAAGCGGGGGAAAAACTCACCACTGCGATGCTTAAGCGCATGATCGATGCAGGCATTGAGGTGATCCGTATTGCAGAAGATGCGGATGAAACGAGTCCGATTATTAAGATGCTTTCTAAAGATCCCACCGATTCTTATGAAAGTGCCCTTAAAGATTTTTATCGCAAGATTCGGCCAGGGGAGCCTGCCACCTTGTCAAATGCTCGCTCTGCCATTATGCGTCTTTTCTTCGATCCTAAGCGTTATAACCTCGGGCGAGTGGGGCGTTACAAGCTTAATTCGAAATTAGGCTTAGAAATTGACGATGAACAGCTTAAAACTGTGACATTGACAAAAGAAGATGTAATCGGGGCTTTAAAGTACTTAATTAGCTTAAAGCAAAATAAAGAAGACACTTATGTGGACGATATTGATCACTTAGGCAATCGCCGTGTAAGATCTGTGGGCGAGCTTATTCAAAATCAATGCCGCATTGGTTTAGCCAGAATGGAAAAAATCATTCGGGAAAGAATGAACTTATTTGACTTCTCTTCCGATACGCTTACTCCTGGAAAAATCGTCTCTGCCAAAGGTTTGTCTGGAGTGCTAAAAGACTTCTTTGGGCGTTCTCAGTTGTCTCAATTTATGGATCAAACAAATCCAATTGCTGAGCTGACCCATAAACGTCGACTTTCCTCTCTGGGGCCAGGTGGTTTAAATCGGGATCGTGCCGGCTTTGAGGTTCGTGACGTTCACCCTAGCCACTATGGGCGTATTTGTCCGATTGAAACACCGGAAGGTCCGAACATTGGTTTGATTACTTCGCTCTCCTCTTTTGCCAAAATCAATGAATTTGGATTTATCGAGACCCCTTACTTAATCGTTCGAGACGGAGTGGTAACAGACGAAATTGAGTACATGACAGCGGATCAAGAAGAGCGTTGCGTGATTGCGCAAGCTTCCGCCCCTCTGGATGAATTCAAAATGTTTGCCGAGCCTATTTGTTGGGCACGTTGGAGAGGTGAACCGCTAGAAATTGAATCATCCAAAGCTACACATATGGATGTCTCTCCAAAACAATTAGTTTCGATTGTCACAGGCTTAATCCCATTTCTCGAACACGACGATGCGAACCGTGCTCTAATGGGGTCTAACATGCAACGTCAAGGGGTGCCCTTGCTTAGACCTCAAGCTCCTATTGTGGGGACAGGCCTAGAAGCGCGTGCAGCCCGGGATTCTGGCTCAGTGGTGATTGCCCAAGAAGATGGGGTGGTGGAATATGTAGATGGTTTGAAGATTGTCATTTCTCCAACGGCCAACCGCTTGGATAAAAAAACTTATTACTTGAAAAAGTTTTTGCGATCCAATGCAGGCACATGCATTAATCAGCAGCCTCTATGCAATATTGGCGATGAAGTGAAAGCTGGCGATGTCATTGCAGATGGGCCAGCCACGGATAAAGGGGAAATTGCTCTCGGAAGAAACGTGCTAGTCGCATTTATGCCATGGTTTGGTTATAACTATGAGGATGCGATCATCATTTCTGAAAAGTTATTGCGGGAAGATGCCTATACTTCGATTTATATTGAAGAGTTTGAGCTAACAGCGCGCGATACCAAACTTGGAAAGGAAGAGATTACACGCGATATTCCAAATGTGTCTGACGAAGCTTTGCTAAACTTAGGCGAAGACGGCATTATCCGCATTGGGGCAGAAGTTAAGCCTGGGGATATTCTCGTTGGAAAAATTACCCCAAAATCTGAAACAGAGCTTGCCCCAGAAGAACGTCTCTTACGCGCCATCTTTGGCGAGAAAGCAGCTGATGTAAAAGATGCCTCTTTAACCGTTCCTCCTGGCACAGAAGGGGTGGTTATGGACGTGAAAGTCTTTAGCCGCAGGGATCGTTTATCTAAAACAGACGATGAGTTAGTAGAAGAAGCTTCTCGCTTGAAAGATATTCAAAAAGAATACAAACAAAAACAGGCTGAACTACGCACAGAGCGGCGTGAAAAAATTGGAGCTCTTCTCCTTAACGAAACAGCACGGGGAACAATTGTGCACCGTAAAACCGCTGAAGTGGTTATTGAAGAGGGGATGCTAATCACTCAAGATTTGATTGAGGAGCTCGAAAAAGAGAATGTTGAAAATCTCTTAATGCCCGATAACCCCATTTACAATACACTTAAGCAGTTCTTGCATGATTACGAAATTGCAACGCAGACTCTTGAAACACAGTATAAGACTGAGATTGAATTTATGCGCAAAGGGGATACGGATCTAGACCCAGGCATTATTCGACAAGTAAAAGTGTATGTGGCTTCCAAGCGTAAGTTGCAAGTTGGGGATAAAATGGCTGGTCGCCACGGAAACAAAGGGGTCGTTTCTAAAATTGTTCCAGAAGCAGATATGCCTTTCTTGTCAAATGGGGAGTCGATTGAAATTATCCTCAATCCTTTAGGTGTGCCTTCTCGTATGAACATGGGGCAGCTTTTCGAAACCCACCTCGGCTTTGCAGCAAAAAAGCAAGGAATTCATGTGAAGAGTCCTGTTTTTGAAGGGTTTCCAGAAGATAAAATTTGGGAAATGATGAAAAAACAAGGTATGCCATCTGATGGTAAGTTTTACTTGTACGATGGTTGCACGGGAGACCGATTTGATAGCGCGGTAGTTGTGGGGTACATCTACATCCTTAAACTCAGCCACCTTGTAGCGGACAAAATTCACGCAAGAGCGGTTGGGCCTTATTCGCTTGTGACTCAACAACCCTTGGGCGGTAAAGCCCAAATGGGGGGGCAGCGTTTCGGGGAGATGGAGGTATGGGCCGCAGAGGCTTACGGTGCGGCACACTTGCTGCAAGAATTGTTGACGGTGAAATCCGACGATGTCTCCGGGCGTACGCGTATTTACGAGTCAATTGTAAAAGGGGAAAACCTCCTACAATCTGGGACTCCGGAATCCTTTAATGTGTTAATTAAGGAAATGCAAGGCTTAGGCCTTGATATTCGTACAGAATCTGTCTAA
- the rplJ gene encoding 50S ribosomal protein L10, protein MRKEKHLLLDEIKSQIENFDSFVIINYMGLAANAVADFRRRVSTLGGNIEMVKKRILVRAADCVGIKLDLQALPGHIGIVFAGKDPVETAKVVFKFKDENKAINVMGGRFDGRMYNSEDVEKLSKLPSMNEMRAQLLSVFEAPMSHTLSVMEAIVSSVVYCLDNKCKQENDENNSLTEA, encoded by the coding sequence ATGAGAAAAGAAAAGCACCTTCTTTTGGATGAAATCAAGAGTCAAATCGAAAATTTTGATTCCTTTGTGATTATCAATTACATGGGATTAGCTGCAAACGCCGTGGCAGATTTCCGACGCAGAGTTTCAACTCTGGGTGGAAACATTGAAATGGTGAAAAAGCGTATTTTAGTGCGGGCTGCTGATTGCGTAGGAATCAAATTAGATCTCCAAGCTCTTCCAGGTCATATTGGAATCGTTTTTGCGGGTAAAGATCCTGTCGAAACCGCTAAAGTTGTCTTCAAATTCAAAGATGAAAACAAAGCCATTAATGTAATGGGTGGACGCTTTGATGGAAGAATGTACAACAGCGAAGATGTTGAGAAATTATCCAAGTTGCCATCAATGAATGAGATGAGAGCGCAGTTACTGAGTGTCTTCGAAGCACCAATGTCGCACACCTTATCCGTGATGGAAGCCATCGTATCAAGCGTTGTGTATTGCTTAGACAACAAATGCAAGCAAGAAAACGACGAGAACAATTCATTAACAGAAGCTTAG
- the rplL gene encoding 50S ribosomal protein L7/L12, which yields MSNKKEELVEQLSQLTVLEMAELKTALEEKWGVKAAAAAAVVAAAPAAGAAPAAAEATDFQVTLEKVADDKKISAIKVVREITGLGLKEAKELVESTPKVLKETAPKAEAEEIKKKIEAAGCKVTLKGL from the coding sequence GTGAGCAATAAAAAAGAAGAACTCGTGGAGCAGCTCAGCCAATTGACAGTTTTAGAAATGGCGGAGTTAAAAACTGCCCTAGAAGAAAAATGGGGAGTTAAAGCGGCAGCAGCGGCAGCAGTTGTGGCTGCAGCTCCAGCGGCAGGTGCAGCTCCTGCAGCAGCTGAAGCAACTGATTTCCAAGTTACGCTAGAAAAAGTTGCTGATGACAAGAAAATCAGTGCAATTAAAGTTGTGCGTGAGATCACTGGTCTTGGATTGAAAGAAGCAAAAGAGCTGGTTGAATCCACTCCAAAAGTTTTAAAAGAAACAGCTCCTAAAGCAGAAGCTGAAGAGATCAAGAAGAAAATCGAAGCAGCTGGTTGCAAAGTTACTTTGAAAGGTCTGTAA
- the rplA gene encoding 50S ribosomal protein L1 codes for MGRPSKRIREIANTFDVRKAYSVAEAIEMLKKCPTVKFDQSVDISLKLGVDPRKSDQSVRGTVSLPNGTGKLMKILVFVKGDKVKEALAAGADYAGNEELFEKVSGGWTDFNAVIATPDMMRDVGKLGKVLGPRGLMPTPKAGTVTNDIVKAIQELKSGKIEFKIDRHGVVNCMIGKLSFAQEKLEENIQSFLSAVQKAKPAAAKGEFLASMVISSTMGPGFKIDLRKAVGSS; via the coding sequence ATGGGCCGTCCAAGTAAAAGAATTCGGGAGATTGCCAATACATTTGATGTTCGCAAGGCATACAGTGTAGCAGAAGCAATCGAGATGTTAAAGAAATGCCCCACGGTCAAGTTTGATCAGTCAGTGGACATCTCTTTAAAACTAGGCGTTGACCCTCGCAAATCGGATCAAAGCGTTCGCGGAACTGTGTCACTACCGAATGGCACAGGTAAATTAATGAAAATTCTTGTTTTTGTTAAAGGCGATAAGGTGAAAGAAGCCTTAGCTGCTGGTGCTGATTACGCGGGTAACGAAGAACTTTTTGAAAAAGTTAGCGGGGGATGGACTGATTTTAACGCAGTGATTGCCACCCCAGACATGATGAGAGATGTAGGAAAATTAGGTAAAGTTCTCGGACCCCGAGGCTTAATGCCTACTCCTAAAGCAGGAACTGTCACAAACGATATCGTAAAAGCGATTCAAGAACTCAAAAGTGGTAAAATTGAGTTTAAAATCGATCGTCACGGTGTGGTGAACTGCATGATTGGTAAGCTTTCATTTGCTCAAGAAAAATTAGAAGAAAATATTCAAAGTTTTCTAAGCGCAGTGCAAAAAGCTAAGCCAGCGGCAGCTAAAGGGGAATTTCTAGCTTCCATGGTCATCTCTTCGACGATGGGACCAGGATTTAAAATCGATCTACGCAAAGCCGTTGGTTCATCATAA